From one Perca fluviatilis chromosome 10, GENO_Pfluv_1.0, whole genome shotgun sequence genomic stretch:
- the LOC120566842 gene encoding indoleamine 2,3-dioxygenase 2-like: MIKSDSEQIQQLISGCHNHRVIYLSKPTSYSTQGTEKAFMAEQMETNSRETLKADFDKFYISEELGFLLKEPLTNLPDYYRVWLDLANNLTHLIESHKLRDQVHKMPVLSPDLLIDHRELRLAHLVLGFISMGYVWQEGQHAPAQILPKALALPYWQVSCRLGLPAILTYADSVLANWKLKDPTGDMEIRNMDLIVSFPGGENCRGFFLVSLLVEMAASSGITAALEVMHAMKTSDLSGIKKGLVKVTQSLKKMKETFKLMHNHVDPTVFHGTLRIFVSGWRDNPMLPNGLLYEGVSNEPILLSGGSAAQSSTIQCFDALLSIQHEDDTGSFLTRMREYMPPAHRQLIETLSVCPSLRDFILSHSSSDLCQAYNSCVSALVDLRKYHLNAVAKYVVVPGNHARAMGCPLRGVGAALNDTGTGGSNLMVFLKSVRDTTQKALIL, translated from the exons ATGATAAAATCAGACTCAGAGCAAATTCAACAATTGATATCTGGGTGTCACAATCACAGAGTGATTTACCTCTCGAAGCCGACCTCCTACAGCACACAGGGCACAGAGAAGGCCTTCATGGCAGAGCAAATGGAGACTAACAGCAGAGAAACACTGAAGGCAGACTTTGATAAATTTTATATTTCTGAGGAGCTTGGATTTCTCCTTAAAGAGCCACTG ACTAACCTTCCAGACTATTATCGGGTGTGGTTGGACCTGGCAAATAATCTCACACATCTGATAGAGTCACATAAACTACGGGATCAGGTTCACAAG ATGCCGGTCTTGAGTCCCGATCTCTTGATTGACCATCGGGAGCTAAGGCTGGCTCACCTAGTCCTGGGATTCATCAGCATGGGATATGTATGGCAGGAAGGACAACATGCGCCTGCTCAG ATTCTTCCAAAAGCCCTTGCCTTGCCATATTGGCAGGTATCTTGTAGGCTCGGCCTTCCAGCCATCCTGACTTATGCAGATTCAGTTTTAGCCAACTGGAAATTAAAGGATCCCACAGG gGATATGGAAATTAG gaACATGGACTTGATAGTTTCCTTTCCTGGTGGTGAGAATTGCAGGGGATTTTTCCTGGTGTCATTGTTGGTCGAGATGGCTGCCAGTTCAGGCATAACG GCGGCTCTGGAGGTGATGCATGCTATGAAAACCTCGGACCTCAGTGGCATAAAGAAAGGTCTCGTCAAAGTAACTCAGTCTTTGAAGAAGATGAAGGAGACGTTCAAACTCATGCACA ATCATGTGGATCCAACTGTCTTTCATGGAACATTGCGAATTTTTGTCTCAGG GTGGCGAGACAACCCCATGCTTCCAAATGGGCTGTTGTATGAAGGTGTGAGCAATGAGCCAATTTTGTTATCAGGTGGAAGTGCAGCCCAGAGTTCAACCATTCAGTGCTTTGATGCTTTACTAAGCATCCAGCATGAGGATGATACAG GATCCTTCCTGACACGCATGAGGGAATACATGCCTCCTGCCCACCGTCAGCTGATAgaaactctgtctgtctgtccttctcTGCGAGACTTCATCCTGTCCCACTCCAGCTCCGATCTCTGCCAGGCCTACAATTCCTGTGTCTCAGCACTGGTGGATTTACGGAAATACCACCTTAATGCTGTGGCCAAGTATGTTGTTGTGCCCGGTAATCACGCCCGTGCCATGGGGTGCCCGCTGAGAGGTGTGGGCGCTGCGCTGAATGACACAGGGACAGGCGGATCCAATCTTATGGTCTTCCTCAAGAGTGTTCGTGACACCACTCAAAAAGCACTAATTTTATAG
- the LOC120566849 gene encoding GTPase IMAP family member 9-like has translation MINTSVLSSVTRHCCKQTGKVLDRQLTIVDLFDTWLHRGEREISKCINMSAPGPHAILLVIKLGPFTAEERDAVWKVEEMFGEDAWKYTIILFTHGDKLTPDFKMEEEAGPELQTVLEKVENRYHIFNNLKINDRGQVLGLLKKVDKMVEANGGQFYSNYTYKEVVEMLSQREAELREFYEKKLEEEIQSVELKYEKKLSEAQ, from the coding sequence ATGATAAATACATCTGTTCTCTCTTCAGTCACCAGACACTGCTGTAAGCAGACAGGCAAGGTGTTGGACAGGCAGCTCACCATCGTCGACCTCTTTGACACTTGGTTACaccgtggagagagagagatctccaAATGCATCAACATGTCGGCCCCGGGGCCCCACGCCATCCTGCTGGTCATCAAACTGGGGCCTTTCACAGCGGAGGAAAGAGATGCCGTCTGGAAGGTGGAGGAGATGTTTGGAGAAGATGCCTGGAAGTACACCATCATCCTCTTCACACACGGAGACAAACTCACGCCAGACTTTAAGATGGAGGAAGAGGCTGGACCCGAGCTGCAGACGGTCCTGGAGAAGGTGGAGAACAGGTATCACATCTTCAACAATCTCAAGATCAACGATCGGGGACAGGTCCTGGGTCTGTTAAAGAAGGTAGATAAGATGGTGGAGGCCAACGGAGGACAGTTTTACTCCAACTACACCTACAAGGAGGTGGTGGAGATGCTGAGTCAGAGAGAGGCCGAACTCAGAGAGTTCTACGAGAAGAAACTGGAGGAAGAAATCCAATCTGTCGAGTTAAAGTACGAGAAGAAGCTGAGTGAAGCTCAATAG